A window from Onychostoma macrolepis isolate SWU-2019 chromosome 07, ASM1243209v1, whole genome shotgun sequence encodes these proteins:
- the LOC131543570 gene encoding uncharacterized protein LOC131543570 isoform X2: MSDKHHMCLLGLITLSALLTGTSGAEVTHVFCSSGENVRLSCNNALPGCTSTTWIYTRHSEAVELIAGGIKKKDTEIHERLSLGSDCSLNIKNVTKEDRGSYSCRQYVNGPQQGTDARVYLHVLHVSSSSSQSEIRSGRSVTLSCQLYYDRVSCDTLVGSERIDLIWVNQAGVNLQTDSRFQIFSSEQCLSSLTTTLLNEDHNREWRCQVTQRNQLKTSATYTVKYSAPTETKTPSPVTSSTSAAAPTQPGVKDSTLIPVSSSDSEKSSQTTAAPTTRDIKITTSHETTSAAQQITQITPNPSTTTQRVSPSVIGIVVAAVLAVLVTAVILWVVRKKRADNRKVTNDSVEQKYEVTYTEVATRCKIQKPKRMRFMMRIK; this comes from the exons atgtcTGATAAGCATCACATGTGTCTGCTGGGACTGATCACTCTCTCTGCACTTCTCACAG GTACCAGTGGAGCAGAAGTGACTCATGTGTTCTGCAGTTCTGGTGAAAATGTCCGTCTGTCCTGTAATAATGCTCTTCCTGGCTGCACATCAACTACATGGATCTATACCAGACATTCAGAGGCAGTTGAACTGATTGCTGGAGGAATAAAGAAGAAAGACACAGAGATACATGAGAGACTGAGTCTGGGCTCTGACTGCTCTCTGAACATCAAGAACGTCACAAAAGAAGATCGTGGATCTTACTCCTGCCGACAATATGTGAATGGACCACAACAAGGAACTGATGCACGTGTTTATCTGCATGTTCTTCATG TCTCTTCATCATCCTCACAGTCTGAGATCAGATCAGGCCGctctgtgactctctcctgTCAGTTATATTATGATCGAGTCTCTTGTGATACTTTGGTTGGTTCTGAGAGGATTGATCTGATCTGGGTGAATCAGGCTGGTGTGAATCTGCAGACAGACTCCAGATTTCAGATATTCTCCTCAGAACAGTGTCTCAGCTCTCTGACTACAACACTCCTGAATGAAGATCACAACAGAGAGTGGAGATGTCAGGTTACACAGAGAAACCAGCTGAAGACCTCAGCCACATATACTGTCAAGTATTCAg CTCCGACCGAAACAAAGACACCGTCTCCAGTCACCAGCTCTACATCAGCTGCAGCTCCTACACAACCAG GTGTAAAGGATTCAACACTGATTCCAGTCAGCAGCTCAGACTCTGAGAAATCAAGCCAAACTACAGCAGCTCCTACAACACGAG ATATAAAGATTACAACATCCCATGAGACAACTTCAGCTGCACAGCAAA TTACACAGATTACCCCAAACCCTTCAACTACGACACAGCGAG TCTCTCCCTCAGTGATTGGgattgttgttgctgctgtgtTGGCTGTTCTGGTTACTGCTGTTATTCTTTGGGTGGTTCGTAAAAAAAGAGCTG ATAACAGAAAAGTGACTAATGACTCTGTG GAGCAGAAATATGAAGTGACTTATACTGAGGTTGCCACACGCTGTAAAATCCAAAAGCCAAAAAGAATGAG GTTCATGATGAGGATAAAGTGA
- the LOC131543570 gene encoding uncharacterized protein LOC131543570 isoform X3: MSDKHHMCLLGLITLSALLTGTSGAEVTHVFCSSGENVRLSCNNALPGCTSTTWIYTRHSEAVELIAGGIKKKDTEIHERLSLGSDCSLNIKNVTKEDRGSYSCRQYVNGPQQGTDARVYLHVLHVSSSSSQSEIRSGRSVTLSCQLYYDRVSCDTLVGSERIDLIWVNQAGVNLQTDSRFQIFSSEQCLSSLTTTLLNEDHNREWRCQVTQRNQLKTSATYTVKYSAPTETKTPSPVTSSTSAAAPTQPGVKDSTLIPVSSSDSEKSSQTTAAPTTRDIKITTSHETTSAAQQISPSVIGIVVAAVLAVLVTAVILWVVRKKRADNRKVTNDSVVSIIMPMTHEVDALAIILSIITAPGQTVSVICVLLLVRLNKYFS; encoded by the exons atgtcTGATAAGCATCACATGTGTCTGCTGGGACTGATCACTCTCTCTGCACTTCTCACAG GTACCAGTGGAGCAGAAGTGACTCATGTGTTCTGCAGTTCTGGTGAAAATGTCCGTCTGTCCTGTAATAATGCTCTTCCTGGCTGCACATCAACTACATGGATCTATACCAGACATTCAGAGGCAGTTGAACTGATTGCTGGAGGAATAAAGAAGAAAGACACAGAGATACATGAGAGACTGAGTCTGGGCTCTGACTGCTCTCTGAACATCAAGAACGTCACAAAAGAAGATCGTGGATCTTACTCCTGCCGACAATATGTGAATGGACCACAACAAGGAACTGATGCACGTGTTTATCTGCATGTTCTTCATG TCTCTTCATCATCCTCACAGTCTGAGATCAGATCAGGCCGctctgtgactctctcctgTCAGTTATATTATGATCGAGTCTCTTGTGATACTTTGGTTGGTTCTGAGAGGATTGATCTGATCTGGGTGAATCAGGCTGGTGTGAATCTGCAGACAGACTCCAGATTTCAGATATTCTCCTCAGAACAGTGTCTCAGCTCTCTGACTACAACACTCCTGAATGAAGATCACAACAGAGAGTGGAGATGTCAGGTTACACAGAGAAACCAGCTGAAGACCTCAGCCACATATACTGTCAAGTATTCAg CTCCGACCGAAACAAAGACACCGTCTCCAGTCACCAGCTCTACATCAGCTGCAGCTCCTACACAACCAG GTGTAAAGGATTCAACACTGATTCCAGTCAGCAGCTCAGACTCTGAGAAATCAAGCCAAACTACAGCAGCTCCTACAACACGAG ATATAAAGATTACAACATCCCATGAGACAACTTCAGCTGCACAGCAAA TCTCTCCCTCAGTGATTGGgattgttgttgctgctgtgtTGGCTGTTCTGGTTACTGCTGTTATTCTTTGGGTGGTTCGTAAAAAAAGAGCTG ATAACAGAAAAGTGACTAATGACTCTGTGGTAAGTATCATAATGCCGATGACCCATGAGGTTGATGCATTAGCTATTATTTTGTCTATAATCACTGCTCCAGGGCAGACTGTCTCAGTTATATGTGTACTTTTATTAGTCAGGTTAAATAAATACTTCAGCTGA
- the LOC131543570 gene encoding uncharacterized protein LOC131543570 isoform X1 gives MSDKHHMCLLGLITLSALLTGTSGAEVTHVFCSSGENVRLSCNNALPGCTSTTWIYTRHSEAVELIAGGIKKKDTEIHERLSLGSDCSLNIKNVTKEDRGSYSCRQYVNGPQQGTDARVYLHVLHVSSSSSQSEIRSGRSVTLSCQLYYDRVSCDTLVGSERIDLIWVNQAGVNLQTDSRFQIFSSEQCLSSLTTTLLNEDHNREWRCQVTQRNQLKTSATYTVKYSAPTETKTPSPVTSSTSAAAPTQPGVKDSTLIPVSSSDSEKSSQTTAAPTTRDIKITTSHETTSAAQQITQITPNPSTTTQRVSPSVIGIVVAAVLAVLVTAVILWVVRKKRADNRKVTNDSVVSIIMPMTHEVDALAIILSIITAPGQTVSVICVLLLVRLNKYFS, from the exons atgtcTGATAAGCATCACATGTGTCTGCTGGGACTGATCACTCTCTCTGCACTTCTCACAG GTACCAGTGGAGCAGAAGTGACTCATGTGTTCTGCAGTTCTGGTGAAAATGTCCGTCTGTCCTGTAATAATGCTCTTCCTGGCTGCACATCAACTACATGGATCTATACCAGACATTCAGAGGCAGTTGAACTGATTGCTGGAGGAATAAAGAAGAAAGACACAGAGATACATGAGAGACTGAGTCTGGGCTCTGACTGCTCTCTGAACATCAAGAACGTCACAAAAGAAGATCGTGGATCTTACTCCTGCCGACAATATGTGAATGGACCACAACAAGGAACTGATGCACGTGTTTATCTGCATGTTCTTCATG TCTCTTCATCATCCTCACAGTCTGAGATCAGATCAGGCCGctctgtgactctctcctgTCAGTTATATTATGATCGAGTCTCTTGTGATACTTTGGTTGGTTCTGAGAGGATTGATCTGATCTGGGTGAATCAGGCTGGTGTGAATCTGCAGACAGACTCCAGATTTCAGATATTCTCCTCAGAACAGTGTCTCAGCTCTCTGACTACAACACTCCTGAATGAAGATCACAACAGAGAGTGGAGATGTCAGGTTACACAGAGAAACCAGCTGAAGACCTCAGCCACATATACTGTCAAGTATTCAg CTCCGACCGAAACAAAGACACCGTCTCCAGTCACCAGCTCTACATCAGCTGCAGCTCCTACACAACCAG GTGTAAAGGATTCAACACTGATTCCAGTCAGCAGCTCAGACTCTGAGAAATCAAGCCAAACTACAGCAGCTCCTACAACACGAG ATATAAAGATTACAACATCCCATGAGACAACTTCAGCTGCACAGCAAA TTACACAGATTACCCCAAACCCTTCAACTACGACACAGCGAG TCTCTCCCTCAGTGATTGGgattgttgttgctgctgtgtTGGCTGTTCTGGTTACTGCTGTTATTCTTTGGGTGGTTCGTAAAAAAAGAGCTG ATAACAGAAAAGTGACTAATGACTCTGTGGTAAGTATCATAATGCCGATGACCCATGAGGTTGATGCATTAGCTATTATTTTGTCTATAATCACTGCTCCAGGGCAGACTGTCTCAGTTATATGTGTACTTTTATTAGTCAGGTTAAATAAATACTTCAGCTGA